A section of the Carassius carassius chromosome 17, fCarCar2.1, whole genome shotgun sequence genome encodes:
- the LOC132160906 gene encoding 2-epi-5-epi-valiolone synthase-like encodes MRLVPLFIDASYMERAEEPLTVNTPEIRQPSLENSTMENLKRQKETVFSLVQVKGTWKRKAGQNVKQGIKGRVSAAKIYESTSSSGTTWTVVTPVTFTYTVIQTKNLLDPSNDTLLLGHIRDTQQLEAVHSSTKPLKRFIVMDEVVYNLYGSQVTNYLKARHVLYRILPLPTTEENKSMEMALKILEEVHQFGIDRRNEPIIAIGGGVCLDIVGLAASLYRRRTPYIRVPTTLLSYIDASVGAKTGVNFANCKNKLGTYIAPVAAFLDRSFIQTISRRHISNGLAEMLKMALMKHRGLFELLEAQGQFLLDSKFQSGLVLEDDRINPASVSTRVAIETMLEELAPNLWEDDLDRLVDFGHLISPELEMKVLPALLHGEAVNIDMSYMVYMACEMGLLTEQEKFRIICCMLGLELPVWHQDCTFALVQKSLCDRLQHSGGLVRMPLPTGLGRAEIFNDTDEGILFQAYKKWCDELSTGSIQ; translated from the exons ATGCGTCTCGTGCCATTATTTATTGACGCTTCATATATGGAGAGAgctgaagaacctttaacagtTAATACACCTGAAATTCGCCAGCCATCTCTGGAGAACTCGACGATGGAAAACCTCAAGAGACAGAAGGAAACTGTATTCAGCCTGGTTCAGGTGAAGGGGACGTGGAAACGCAAAGCAGGGCAAAATGTGAAGCAAGGAATAAAAGGACGAGTGTCAGCTGCCAAAAT TTATGAAAGCACCTCTTCTAGTGGCACCACCTGGACAGTGGTCACCCCCGTCACCTTCACATATACAGTTATTCAGACCAAAAACCTTCTTGATCCCAGCAATGACACTCTGCTTTTGGGCCACATCAGAGACACTCAGCAGCTTGAGGCCGTGCATTCCAGCACCAAGCCCTTAAAACGTTTCATAGTCATGGATGAGGTAGTATACAATCTCTATGGTTCTCAGGTCACCAACTACCTCAAAGCCAGACACGTCCTGTACCGGATCCTGCCCCTGCCCACGACAGAGGAGAACAAGTCCATGGAAATGGCCCTGAAGATCCTGGAGGAAGTCCACCAGTTTGGCATTGATCGGCGCAACGAGCCCATCATTGCCATCGGAGGTGGGGTCTGCCTGGATATCGTGGGTCTCGCAGCGTCCCTCTACAGAAGGCGCACTCCATACATTCGCGTTCCCACTACCCTTTTGTCATACATCGATGCTAGCGTCGGAGCAAAGACTGGTGTGAATTTCGCAAATTGCAAGAATAAGCTAGGCACCTACATCGCACCTGTTGCAGCCTTCTTGGACAGGTCGTTTATACAGACAATTTCTCGCAGACACATATCTAATGGTCTTGCAGAAATGTTGAAG ATGGCCCTGATGAAGCACAGAGGGCTGTTTGAACTTCTGGAAGCACAGGGGCAGTTCCTTTTAGACTCCAAGTTCCAGTCCGGTTTGGTTCTAGAAGACGACCGCATTAACCCTGCTTCTGTTTCTACACGTGTCGCCATAGAAACAATGTTAGAAGAACTGGCCCCAAACCTGTGGGAGGATGATCTTGACAGACTGGTCGACTTCGGTCACCTGATCAGCCCAGAGCTAGAGATG aaagtccTACCAGCTTTACTCCATGGTGAGGCAGTAAATATCGATATGTCCTACATGGTGTATATGGCGTGTGAGATGGGGTTGCTCACAGAGCAGGAGAAGTTCAGGATCATCTGTTGCATGCTGGGACTGGAGTTGCCGGTGTGGCATCAAGACTGCACCTTTGCTCTGGTTCAGAAATCTCTGTGTGACAGACTACAGCACTCCGGAGGGCTTGTGAGAATGCCTTTACCAACAGGCCTCGGAAGAGCAG